Proteins encoded by one window of Chondromyces crocatus:
- a CDS encoding response regulator: protein MARSVLLVDDDNSSRVVLSLLLEEEGFEVEPASSFAEAKKRLSRGHAYDLVLLDQQLGDGRGSDLVPLVRQQSPNARVVLVSGNVTHVAGVESFDGVIAKASGFPDMLAQIVRLLG, encoded by the coding sequence ATGGCCCGTTCGGTGCTGCTGGTCGACGATGACAACTCGAGCCGCGTGGTGCTCTCGCTGTTGCTCGAGGAGGAGGGGTTCGAGGTGGAGCCAGCATCTTCCTTCGCGGAGGCGAAGAAGCGGCTTTCACGCGGACACGCTTACGATCTCGTCTTACTCGACCAGCAGCTCGGAGATGGTCGTGGCTCCGACCTGGTCCCCCTCGTGAGACAGCAATCCCCCAACGCACGTGTGGTCCTGGTGAGTGGCAACGTGACACATGTCGCCGGCGTCGAATCCTTCGATGGAGTGATCGCCAAGGCATCCGGATTTCCCGACATGCTCGCACAGATTGTACGTCTACTCGGCTGA
- a CDS encoding response regulator: MGSDLRFLETISTSLAEEMDVVTCTSTEQALKLLPSARFQLMCVHLDAPGVNGVELLDRATQLHQTMSGLLITSNSEYSRAHGQNRYHVLVEPFEPLRLRSLALRLAQITEMKRSVQSLTDSVMAPESSRLPPPSSRRLDTPPPSETTRPSQRLAARITGDSSPTSSAVERKPDPPNPSSSREERR; the protein is encoded by the coding sequence GTGGGTAGCGATCTGCGCTTCCTCGAGACCATCAGCACCTCGCTTGCCGAGGAGATGGACGTGGTCACCTGCACGTCCACCGAGCAAGCGCTGAAGCTTCTGCCATCCGCACGCTTTCAGCTGATGTGCGTGCACCTCGACGCGCCCGGCGTGAACGGCGTGGAGTTGCTCGATCGCGCGACGCAGCTCCATCAGACGATGAGCGGTCTGCTCATCACCAGCAACAGCGAGTACAGCCGCGCACACGGGCAGAACCGCTACCACGTGCTCGTCGAGCCCTTCGAGCCACTCCGTCTGCGGTCACTGGCGCTGCGTCTCGCGCAGATCACCGAGATGAAGCGCTCGGTGCAGTCGTTGACGGACTCGGTGATGGCGCCCGAATCGTCACGGCTCCCCCCTCCCTCGTCACGGCGGCTCGACACGCCACCCCCGAGCGAGACCACGCGCCCCTCGCAGCGATTAGCAGCGCGAATCACTGGGGATTCATCACCCACGAGCAGCGCTGTCGAGCGCAAGCCAGATCCACCGAACCCCAGCTCCTCCCGAGAGGAGCGACGCTGA
- a CDS encoding PH domain-containing protein: MARPSRPPGFDMTYRPERRISFGPPLKERYPSLAYLGFALLLTGVILYGQHMATSGSWLFRYVVEGDRQRMIPSSVCAIILCTSAFAAVLREQMRGVIVHPDGLELRELFGFGFPRVRRLAWSQIDRVAVPSPEARQAALKEGKSKGIRLDLWDGSRAWLPEVGDLMALAVVLERVALARAIPIEGGTGLLDDLGNPLEEG; this comes from the coding sequence ATGGCGCGTCCATCTCGACCTCCCGGCTTCGACATGACGTATCGGCCCGAGCGCCGCATCAGCTTCGGGCCCCCCTTGAAGGAGCGTTACCCCTCGCTCGCCTACCTGGGCTTCGCGCTGCTTCTCACCGGCGTCATCCTCTACGGTCAGCACATGGCCACCTCGGGCTCCTGGTTGTTCAGGTACGTCGTCGAGGGAGACCGACAGCGGATGATCCCTTCGAGCGTGTGCGCCATCATCCTCTGCACCAGCGCCTTTGCCGCTGTGCTGAGGGAGCAGATGCGCGGGGTCATCGTCCACCCCGATGGCCTCGAGCTGCGTGAGCTCTTCGGCTTCGGGTTCCCGCGGGTGCGACGGCTGGCGTGGTCGCAGATCGACCGGGTGGCCGTCCCCTCCCCGGAGGCGCGGCAGGCCGCCTTGAAAGAGGGCAAGAGCAAGGGGATCCGGCTCGACCTCTGGGACGGGAGCCGCGCCTGGCTACCGGAAGTGGGCGACCTGATGGCGCTGGCGGTGGTGCTCGAGCGCGTCGCGCTCGCGCGTGCGATCCCGATCGAAGGAGGAACGGGGCTGCTCGACGATCTCGGTAACCCACTCGAAGAGGGCTGA
- a CDS encoding EI24 domain-containing protein produces the protein MNSPPTAPTSEASRLPARLHPASLAVSPAPRPGFTAGLRALLHGFGFILGNPAVWPLALVPMVVVLVSASLLGWTAISFVPEQVRTLLGAHAEGILAKVVEVIATGVALLVAVLLGLALAQPLSGPALERIVRRVEQQMGAPVWPATSVLEDVLRSLQSMLVPYMVGLPILVALFLLNLVFPPAVVVTFPLKLILTAFMVAWDLGDYPQSIRGVSISQRLTFMARHPAAMLGFGAGLVLLGLVPCLLLLVLPAGVAGAARLTVQLERWEASRSEGPKLPG, from the coding sequence ATGAATTCGCCGCCGACCGCTCCCACCTCCGAAGCATCGAGGCTCCCCGCGCGCCTCCACCCTGCGTCGCTCGCCGTTTCACCTGCACCACGGCCTGGTTTCACGGCCGGGCTCCGCGCGCTCTTGCACGGCTTCGGGTTCATCCTGGGCAACCCCGCGGTCTGGCCCCTCGCGCTGGTCCCGATGGTCGTCGTTCTGGTCAGCGCCAGCCTCCTCGGCTGGACCGCCATCTCCTTCGTCCCCGAGCAGGTGCGCACGCTCCTGGGCGCTCACGCGGAGGGCATCCTCGCGAAGGTGGTCGAGGTGATCGCCACGGGCGTCGCGCTCCTCGTCGCCGTACTTCTCGGGCTCGCCCTCGCGCAGCCGCTCTCTGGGCCTGCGCTCGAACGCATCGTGCGCCGCGTCGAGCAGCAGATGGGGGCCCCCGTGTGGCCTGCAACCAGCGTGCTCGAGGATGTCCTTCGCTCGCTCCAGTCGATGCTGGTGCCCTACATGGTGGGGCTGCCCATTCTCGTGGCCCTGTTCCTGCTCAACCTGGTCTTTCCTCCGGCCGTCGTCGTCACGTTCCCGCTGAAGTTGATTCTCACCGCGTTCATGGTCGCCTGGGACCTCGGCGACTACCCGCAGTCGATCCGGGGCGTCTCCATCTCCCAGCGCCTGACGTTCATGGCCCGCCATCCCGCGGCGATGCTGGGTTTCGGTGCTGGCCTCGTCCTCCTCGGTCTCGTTCCCTGCCTGCTCTTGCTGGTGTTGCCGGCCGGGGTCGCTGGCGCAGCTCGATTGACGGTGCAGCTGGAGCGCTGGGAGGCATCACGGAGCGAAGGACCGAAGCTGCCGGGGTAA
- the hemE gene encoding uroporphyrinogen decarboxylase, producing the protein MHDRFLRACRREPTDVTPVWFMRQAGRYMAEYRALRQKHTLLDICRTPELALEVTLQPLRLGMDAAILFADILLPLEPMGAPFEFAKGEGPVIHEPVRDRAAIERLRVFEPEEGLGHVLEAVRLIRRELDGKTPLIGFAGAPFTIASYLIEGGKSSDYRLTKQLMWSDPASWSLLMSKISEVVRLFLHAQVKAGAQAVQLFDSWVGSLSIQDYREHVAPHVQYILRDLETTGVPVIHFGTNTASLLEEQRAAGGTVIGVDWRTPLGKAWERIGHDRAVQGNLDPLLLCAPREVAEQRARAVLAEAAGRPGHIFNLGHGIIPETPVDNVKAIIDLVHSLPVAELRAAAAGSAP; encoded by the coding sequence ATGCACGACCGCTTCCTGCGCGCCTGCCGGCGCGAGCCCACCGACGTCACGCCGGTCTGGTTCATGCGCCAGGCAGGCCGCTACATGGCCGAGTACAGGGCGCTCCGACAGAAGCACACGCTCCTCGACATCTGCAGGACGCCGGAACTCGCGCTCGAGGTGACGCTCCAGCCGCTTCGCCTCGGCATGGACGCGGCGATCCTCTTTGCGGACATCCTGCTGCCGCTCGAGCCGATGGGGGCACCGTTCGAGTTCGCCAAGGGAGAGGGGCCGGTGATTCACGAGCCCGTACGCGATCGGGCCGCCATCGAGCGACTGCGCGTCTTCGAACCCGAGGAGGGACTTGGCCACGTCCTGGAGGCCGTGCGGCTGATCCGCCGGGAGCTGGACGGGAAGACCCCGCTCATCGGCTTCGCCGGCGCACCCTTCACCATCGCCAGCTATCTCATCGAGGGGGGCAAATCGAGCGATTACCGTCTCACCAAGCAGCTGATGTGGAGCGATCCCGCGTCGTGGTCGCTGCTCATGAGCAAGATCTCCGAGGTGGTGCGCCTCTTCCTCCACGCCCAGGTGAAGGCAGGCGCCCAGGCGGTCCAGCTCTTCGACTCCTGGGTCGGCTCGCTCTCGATCCAGGACTACCGCGAGCACGTCGCGCCGCACGTGCAGTACATCCTGCGCGATCTCGAGACGACCGGCGTCCCCGTGATCCATTTCGGCACCAACACGGCGAGCCTTCTCGAAGAGCAGCGCGCCGCGGGAGGGACCGTGATCGGAGTCGACTGGCGCACGCCGCTCGGCAAGGCATGGGAGCGCATCGGTCACGACCGCGCCGTGCAAGGGAATCTCGACCCGCTCTTGCTCTGCGCGCCGAGGGAGGTCGCCGAGCAGCGCGCGCGTGCCGTGCTCGCCGAAGCCGCGGGTCGACCTGGCCACATCTTCAACCTCGGCCACGGGATCATCCCGGAGACGCCGGTCGACAACGTGAAGGCGATCATCGATCTCGTTCATTCACTGCCCGTCGCCGAGCTCCGGGCGGCAGCCGCAGGGTCGGCCCCGTGA
- the hemG gene encoding protoporphyrinogen oxidase has protein sequence MSGRRVVILGGGITGLTVAHRLLASARGNASPVEVTLLEARSTLGGNIRTERAGGFVLDGGPDAWVLTKPHASELCRELGLGDRLVETVVRNRRVYIQRQGKLFVMPEGLVLTVPTQVLPFARTPLLSWSAKARMGLDLVLPRRDDEEDESIAGFIRRRLGRGALEQLAEPLLGGIYAGDVESLSIRSTFPQLVEMERKHGSMIRGALAQRRARKASAPGQKQGPPSAFHSLLGGVGELVDTLARKVERAGGQIRHGARVDAILPGPERSVPASSDEPRAPRYLVRIAGQAELLPADEVVIALPAHAAADALSSLDLDIAAALRLVPYESTATVLLGYRRVDVPHPLDAVGAIFPRPEGRRALALTFASSKWPGRAPADAALLRVFFGGHRDPRILAQPDEALIALACEELRALVGVTARPLLSRLFRFDRASAQPVVGHAARLAALRHQAERHPGLHFAGAAFDGIGIPDCVRQGTEVARAILSARLPR, from the coding sequence GTGAGCGGACGCCGCGTCGTCATCCTCGGCGGCGGCATCACCGGGTTGACGGTCGCTCACCGCCTCCTCGCCAGCGCGCGGGGGAACGCTTCACCCGTCGAGGTCACCTTGCTCGAAGCAAGGTCGACCCTGGGTGGGAACATCCGCACCGAGCGCGCAGGGGGCTTCGTCCTCGACGGGGGACCCGATGCCTGGGTGCTCACCAAGCCGCACGCTTCGGAACTCTGCCGTGAACTCGGGCTCGGCGACCGGCTCGTGGAAACGGTGGTGCGCAACCGGCGCGTGTACATCCAGCGACAAGGCAAGCTGTTCGTCATGCCGGAGGGGCTGGTCCTCACCGTCCCCACGCAGGTGCTCCCCTTCGCGCGGACACCGCTGCTCTCCTGGTCGGCCAAGGCGAGGATGGGACTCGACCTGGTGTTGCCTCGTCGAGACGACGAGGAGGATGAGTCGATCGCAGGGTTCATCAGGAGGCGGCTGGGACGAGGAGCGCTGGAGCAACTCGCCGAGCCGCTGCTCGGAGGCATCTATGCAGGGGACGTCGAGTCGCTCAGCATCCGCTCGACGTTTCCTCAGCTCGTCGAGATGGAGCGGAAGCACGGGAGCATGATCCGCGGTGCCCTTGCGCAACGGCGCGCGCGGAAGGCCAGCGCCCCCGGTCAGAAGCAAGGGCCACCAAGCGCCTTTCACTCCTTGCTCGGTGGCGTCGGTGAACTCGTCGACACGCTCGCCAGGAAGGTGGAGCGCGCCGGGGGCCAGATTCGTCATGGTGCTCGCGTCGACGCGATCCTCCCCGGCCCGGAGCGCTCCGTCCCAGCCAGCTCTGACGAGCCTCGGGCTCCGCGCTACCTCGTCCGCATTGCCGGTCAGGCGGAGCTGCTGCCCGCCGACGAGGTGGTGATCGCGCTCCCCGCCCACGCGGCGGCCGATGCGCTCAGCAGCCTGGATCTGGACATCGCAGCGGCGCTTCGCCTCGTCCCTTACGAATCCACAGCCACTGTGCTCCTTGGCTATCGCCGTGTCGATGTCCCTCATCCCCTGGACGCGGTGGGCGCCATCTTCCCTCGTCCCGAAGGACGTCGCGCACTGGCCCTCACCTTCGCCTCCAGCAAGTGGCCAGGTAGAGCGCCCGCCGATGCTGCGCTCCTGCGGGTCTTCTTCGGTGGCCACCGCGACCCGCGGATCCTCGCCCAGCCCGACGAGGCGTTGATCGCGCTGGCCTGCGAGGAGCTGCGAGCGCTGGTGGGTGTCACCGCGCGCCCGCTGCTCTCTCGTCTGTTCCGGTTCGATCGCGCCAGCGCGCAACCCGTGGTGGGTCATGCGGCGCGGCTCGCGGCCCTCCGACACCAGGCCGAACGCCATCCGGGTCTGCATTTTGCCGGCGCCGCATTCGATGGAATCGGAATCCCGGACTGCGTCCGTCAAGGCACCGAGGTGGCTCGCGCCATCCTGTCCGCTCGGCTCCCCAGATAG
- a CDS encoding GGDEF domain-containing protein, whose translation MSDFDEKTRVTQVVQPPPPGGGKTQSTDCLVVIYTKEPTLLGKRFVLEHNPTRVGRGADNQIVLDGDSVSRRHAHFEHRPNQQAWLIVDDGSTNGTYCNDEQISREVVLKNGDRVKIGPTIFKFLSGADVEAQYHEEIYRMTIIDGLTQIYNKRYLLEALEREIIRGRRHTRELAALLFDIDHFKRINDVHGHLAGDFVLKEVARVVQSRIRRDEVFARYGGEEFAIILPETTQEGAVALAETLRQKVAEHLFVFQADSIRVTISIGVATLQETDRGASDLIKRSDEKLYQAKNSGRNRVCS comes from the coding sequence GTGAGCGACTTCGACGAAAAGACTCGTGTTACGCAGGTGGTCCAGCCCCCACCCCCAGGCGGCGGCAAGACGCAATCGACGGATTGTCTCGTCGTCATCTACACCAAGGAACCGACGCTGCTGGGGAAGCGGTTCGTGCTGGAGCACAACCCCACGCGTGTCGGCCGAGGGGCGGACAACCAGATCGTGCTCGATGGCGACTCGGTCTCCAGGAGGCACGCTCATTTCGAGCATCGTCCGAACCAGCAGGCCTGGCTCATCGTCGACGACGGGAGCACCAACGGGACCTACTGCAACGACGAGCAGATCTCCCGAGAGGTCGTCCTCAAGAATGGTGACCGGGTGAAGATCGGCCCCACGATCTTCAAGTTCCTCTCCGGTGCCGACGTGGAGGCCCAGTATCACGAGGAGATCTACCGGATGACCATCATCGATGGTCTCACGCAGATCTACAACAAGCGCTACCTCCTGGAAGCGCTGGAGCGCGAGATCATCCGAGGCCGCCGCCACACGCGCGAGCTCGCCGCGCTGCTGTTCGACATCGATCACTTCAAGCGGATCAACGATGTGCATGGGCACCTTGCCGGTGACTTCGTATTGAAGGAAGTCGCTCGGGTAGTGCAGTCGCGCATCCGTCGTGATGAGGTCTTCGCGCGGTACGGTGGGGAAGAGTTCGCCATCATTCTTCCTGAGACCACACAGGAAGGGGCCGTCGCCCTGGCCGAGACGCTGCGACAGAAGGTCGCCGAGCATCTGTTCGTGTTCCAGGCCGACAGCATCCGGGTGACGATCAGCATCGGGGTCGCCACGCTCCAGGAGACCGACCGTGGCGCCAGCGATCTCATCAAGCGCTCGGACGAGAAGCTCTATCAGGCGAAGAACAGCGGACGGAACCGGGTCTGCTCTTAG
- a CDS encoding aspartate aminotransferase family protein, protein MSLSETSLSSARAEGDQLPSIVAPPPGPRSRAAALRLEQVECPAFGRRRDVRASVTGADMLPIVLDAGRGSNVVDADGNRYVDLCAGFGALLLGHSAEPVRQAVEQQLGQLTLALGDVYSAATKVALLERLATLHPGHAPRVLLGQSGSDGVTAAIKTAALATNRPGLVAFEGAYHGLGYAPLPACGLRQSYRAPFRAQLNPSVSFAPYPCDEASAERSLEALEAALRGGEVGAVLLEPVLGRGGCIVPPDSFLRSVGEVTRRHGALLIADEIWTGLGRAGAMTRTGAVGAEADLLCFGKGLGGGLPISACVAPEAIMAAWAAESEVIHTSTHSGAPLACAAALATLDELQAKQLPQRADAVGSWWMDQLRASLAGCTGVVDVRGVGLMIGIELESGAFGLKVMREMLSHGYVVLTGGRQGEVLTLTPALTTPEPLLAAATATLEHILRG, encoded by the coding sequence ATGTCGCTCAGCGAGACCTCGCTGTCCTCTGCGAGGGCTGAGGGAGATCAGCTCCCCAGCATCGTCGCACCACCGCCCGGTCCACGGTCACGAGCTGCTGCCCTTCGGCTGGAGCAGGTGGAGTGTCCAGCGTTCGGGCGGCGCCGCGATGTTCGCGCCAGCGTGACGGGTGCGGACATGCTGCCCATCGTGCTCGACGCGGGACGCGGCTCCAACGTCGTGGATGCCGACGGCAATCGTTACGTCGATCTCTGTGCTGGGTTCGGCGCGCTGCTGCTGGGGCACAGCGCAGAGCCCGTACGGCAAGCCGTCGAGCAGCAGCTCGGTCAACTGACGCTCGCGCTCGGCGACGTCTATTCGGCCGCCACGAAGGTCGCGCTTCTGGAGCGGCTCGCCACGCTGCACCCGGGTCATGCCCCGCGGGTGCTGCTCGGGCAGAGCGGCAGCGATGGTGTGACCGCAGCCATCAAGACGGCTGCGCTGGCGACCAACCGCCCTGGGCTCGTCGCCTTCGAGGGTGCCTACCACGGTCTCGGCTACGCTCCCCTCCCCGCCTGTGGTCTGCGGCAGAGCTACCGTGCACCGTTCCGCGCGCAGCTCAATCCGTCTGTCTCCTTCGCGCCTTATCCCTGCGATGAGGCGAGTGCCGAGCGCAGTCTGGAGGCACTCGAGGCGGCTCTCCGAGGAGGTGAGGTCGGTGCCGTGCTCCTCGAGCCGGTGCTCGGCCGAGGTGGTTGCATCGTTCCACCCGACTCCTTTCTACGCTCGGTAGGTGAGGTCACGCGTCGACACGGTGCGCTGCTCATCGCCGATGAGATCTGGACGGGTCTCGGTCGCGCCGGCGCAATGACTCGGACTGGGGCCGTGGGGGCAGAGGCGGATCTCCTGTGCTTCGGGAAGGGCCTCGGAGGAGGGCTCCCCATCTCCGCATGCGTCGCTCCCGAGGCGATCATGGCCGCCTGGGCGGCCGAGTCCGAGGTGATCCATACATCCACTCATTCCGGGGCTCCGCTGGCCTGCGCCGCGGCCCTGGCGACGCTCGACGAGCTGCAGGCGAAGCAGCTCCCTCAACGAGCCGATGCGGTTGGCTCCTGGTGGATGGACCAGCTGCGCGCCTCGCTGGCTGGCTGCACCGGCGTGGTGGACGTGCGTGGGGTCGGGCTGATGATCGGCATCGAGCTGGAGAGCGGCGCGTTCGGCCTGAAGGTCATGCGGGAGATGCTCTCCCATGGCTACGTGGTGCTCACGGGCGGCCGGCAGGGTGAAGTCCTCACCCTGACGCCAGCGCTCACCACACCGGAGCCTCTGCTCGCTGCAGCCACGGCAACGCTCGAGCACATCCTCCGAGGGTAG
- a CDS encoding acyl-protein synthetase codes for MAWLDESNALHARVQAFIAATSRGEASDLFDPLAVDLAHYQATHCPPVRRLFEARGIAAGSLRCAADIPAVPTDAFRFARVAVHPAEVDTCVFRTSGTSLGAHARGEHPLRTTATYELAALTWGARLLWPDRESMRVLILAPTLEDAPDSSLGFMLDRFATHLGGRASWHVHQRGAQAELDVAGVTRACADAWTEGEPVLVLGTAFAYVHLLDALSRQGAPLPEGSRVMQTGGFKGRTREVSATTLRNQIAEIFGLSEAYVIGEYGMTELSSQLYEGTVAAALRGEQVPAGSYLPPPWVRVVAVDPVTLAPVPMGDVGLARIVDLANIDSAVAIQTADQVRVTHEGVELLGRAPGAVPRGCSLALDEMLGSNR; via the coding sequence GTGGCCTGGTTGGACGAGAGCAACGCGCTGCACGCCCGGGTGCAAGCCTTCATTGCTGCGACATCGCGCGGCGAAGCCTCTGATCTTTTCGACCCCCTGGCGGTGGACCTCGCTCACTACCAGGCGACCCACTGTCCGCCTGTGCGCCGCCTCTTCGAGGCGCGTGGAATCGCGGCCGGCTCCCTCAGGTGTGCGGCGGACATCCCCGCCGTTCCGACCGACGCGTTTCGTTTCGCGCGAGTCGCTGTGCACCCAGCCGAGGTCGATACATGCGTCTTCCGCACGAGCGGAACTTCCCTCGGTGCGCATGCGCGGGGCGAGCATCCACTCCGCACGACCGCCACGTACGAACTCGCCGCCCTCACCTGGGGAGCGCGGCTGCTCTGGCCTGACCGCGAGTCGATGCGGGTCTTGATCCTTGCACCAACGCTCGAGGATGCCCCCGATTCGTCGCTCGGTTTCATGCTCGACCGCTTCGCCACGCATCTCGGGGGTCGCGCAAGCTGGCACGTACATCAGCGAGGCGCGCAGGCCGAGCTCGACGTCGCTGGTGTCACACGTGCGTGCGCCGATGCCTGGACGGAAGGAGAGCCGGTGCTGGTGCTCGGTACGGCCTTCGCGTACGTCCATCTCCTCGACGCGCTCTCGCGTCAGGGAGCCCCGCTCCCCGAGGGCAGCCGCGTGATGCAAACGGGAGGCTTCAAGGGGCGAACCCGTGAGGTCTCCGCCACCACCCTGCGCAACCAGATCGCGGAGATCTTCGGCCTCTCGGAGGCGTATGTGATCGGGGAATACGGGATGACCGAGCTGTCCAGTCAGCTCTACGAAGGCACGGTGGCGGCCGCACTTCGCGGCGAGCAGGTCCCGGCCGGCAGCTATCTTCCTCCCCCATGGGTGCGCGTCGTCGCCGTCGATCCCGTTACCCTCGCGCCCGTACCGATGGGAGACGTGGGGCTCGCTCGCATCGTCGACTTGGCAAACATCGACTCGGCGGTAGCGATCCAGACAGCAGATCAGGTCCGCGTGACCCACGAGGGCGTCGAGCTGCTGGGCCGCGCCCCGGGCGCCGTGCCCCGCGGCTGCTCCCTGGCGCTGGATGAGATGCTGGGGAGCAACCGTTGA
- a CDS encoding acyl-CoA reductase, protein MSDTESSRRARVKRVVAAGRRIASPLDRLGQEARQRLPLISGLSSAGIELALTEHLETSVSEDDLRALLASTSSASRCQLVLSANVCTAALRAIAVATATSPDVLARPSRRDPVVAELIVRALQDDPEFRGTVKLVESADLPGRSGDELHIYGADATIAQLRSQVGPGVVVRGHGTGMGVVVVGASEDRVGAARAIATDVVPFDQRGCLSPRVVLVEGAVEEARELAVALHEALVCAGRSVPRGALDDAVRAELARHRAILQTLGSWWEGAEHAVGLDPSPRALLLPPAARIVHVVPVTRDILDPLLDPWCNVITALGEQGRSQLVEAVRRRLPHARRSALGRMQRPPLDGPVDLRPR, encoded by the coding sequence TTGAGCGACACGGAATCCAGCCGCAGGGCCCGGGTGAAACGGGTGGTCGCAGCTGGGCGCCGGATCGCAAGCCCGCTGGACCGTCTGGGCCAGGAGGCGCGACAGCGACTGCCCCTGATCTCCGGGCTCTCGTCGGCCGGGATCGAGCTGGCGCTGACGGAGCATCTGGAGACGTCGGTGAGCGAAGACGACCTGCGCGCCTTGCTCGCCAGCACGTCGAGTGCTTCTCGATGCCAGCTGGTGCTGTCGGCCAATGTCTGCACCGCGGCGCTGAGAGCCATCGCTGTAGCGACCGCGACGTCACCGGACGTGCTCGCGCGCCCCTCGCGCCGAGATCCGGTGGTCGCAGAGCTGATCGTGCGCGCGCTCCAGGACGACCCGGAGTTCCGAGGCACCGTGAAACTGGTAGAGAGCGCTGATTTGCCCGGGCGATCCGGCGATGAGCTGCACATCTACGGGGCCGACGCCACGATCGCGCAGCTCCGATCGCAGGTGGGACCAGGAGTCGTCGTGCGTGGCCATGGAACGGGGATGGGGGTCGTCGTGGTCGGCGCCTCCGAAGATCGCGTCGGCGCGGCCCGAGCCATCGCGACCGACGTGGTGCCCTTCGATCAGCGAGGCTGCCTCTCTCCACGGGTCGTCCTGGTCGAGGGCGCGGTCGAAGAGGCCAGAGAACTCGCGGTGGCCCTCCACGAAGCGCTGGTGTGCGCTGGACGAAGCGTCCCGCGGGGCGCCCTCGATGACGCGGTGCGCGCCGAGCTTGCACGGCATCGAGCCATCCTCCAGACCCTCGGCTCATGGTGGGAGGGCGCGGAGCACGCCGTCGGTCTGGATCCGAGCCCACGGGCGCTGCTCTTGCCACCAGCTGCACGCATCGTGCACGTCGTCCCGGTGACACGAGACATCCTCGATCCGCTGCTCGACCCCTGGTGTAACGTCATCACCGCCCTCGGCGAGCAGGGCCGAAGCCAGCTCGTCGAGGCTGTTCGACGGCGGCTGCCGCATGCCCGGCGTTCCGCGCTGGGCCGCATGCAGCGACCTCCTCTGGATGGGCCGGTCGATCTGCGTCCGCGCTGA
- a CDS encoding GAF domain-containing protein, producing MSFVAKPMPLSLLLDEAPRRIAAILGAEVASLYLLEGDKDQLVMRGNVGFPRQARGTVRLGIGQGITWTAVERMRPISVVHAAEHERYREFPELDEERFPVFLAAPIIGNGRPLGAIVVQRAGSTAFERRDIELLLALTAPIAVAIRHAHLLDELRDRRQRSGGGTRKVTLPGVPVVAGRALGAIAALRRPATSTLGTRHEHSDKKLLRSAFEMADRALTELQSRADQQGLGKEAAFLSTYVLMIKDQRLKERAFEFITEGRTVAQALGTVAREAARAANGVVGDPFLQERAHDIEDLCDALVMLASPDARAELPSKAVLIGDQLTVFDLLISSRAQPVGVALTERAGVRSRVLLKLLGMPSIVDVVGGFRWASPGDVALLDADHGFLVINPSRAEVASVRALRRKERTATSPLEEGVLGGQNDDGEGYVVTAEDLAGS from the coding sequence GTGAGCTTCGTCGCGAAGCCGATGCCTCTCTCGCTCCTCCTCGATGAGGCACCGCGGCGCATCGCCGCCATCCTCGGCGCCGAGGTGGCTTCGCTCTACCTGCTCGAGGGCGACAAAGATCAGCTCGTGATGCGAGGAAACGTCGGCTTTCCGCGGCAAGCACGAGGGACGGTTCGACTCGGCATCGGACAGGGCATCACCTGGACTGCCGTCGAGCGGATGCGACCGATCTCCGTGGTTCACGCCGCCGAGCACGAGCGCTACCGCGAATTCCCTGAACTCGATGAAGAGCGGTTTCCGGTATTCCTCGCCGCACCGATCATCGGCAATGGTCGCCCCCTCGGTGCAATCGTCGTCCAGCGAGCGGGCAGCACCGCCTTCGAACGACGTGACATCGAGCTGCTCCTGGCATTGACCGCTCCGATCGCCGTCGCGATCCGTCACGCCCACTTGCTCGACGAGCTGCGGGACCGACGTCAACGCAGCGGTGGAGGTACCCGCAAGGTGACGCTCCCAGGCGTCCCAGTCGTCGCGGGGAGAGCGCTGGGAGCGATCGCCGCACTCCGTCGCCCTGCGACCTCGACGCTCGGGACACGTCACGAGCACAGCGACAAAAAGCTTCTGCGATCTGCGTTCGAGATGGCAGACCGAGCGCTCACCGAGCTTCAGTCGCGCGCCGATCAGCAGGGACTCGGGAAGGAGGCCGCGTTCCTGTCGACGTACGTCTTGATGATCAAGGATCAACGCCTCAAAGAGCGTGCCTTCGAGTTCATCACCGAGGGTCGAACGGTGGCTCAAGCCCTGGGAACCGTCGCTCGAGAGGCAGCCCGCGCGGCCAACGGCGTCGTGGGCGACCCATTCCTCCAGGAGCGTGCCCACGACATCGAAGATCTCTGCGACGCGCTCGTGATGCTGGCATCCCCTGACGCGCGGGCCGAGCTTCCATCGAAAGCCGTGCTCATCGGGGATCAGCTCACGGTCTTCGATCTCCTCATTTCGTCTCGTGCACAGCCCGTCGGGGTGGCGCTCACGGAGCGAGCAGGCGTGCGCTCTCGCGTGCTGCTCAAGCTCCTCGGCATGCCCTCCATCGTCGACGTGGTGGGTGGGTTTCGATGGGCCTCACCTGGAGACGTGGCGCTACTCGACGCAGACCACGGCTTTCTGGTCATCAATCCCTCACGCGCCGAGGTGGCGAGTGTACGGGCGCTGCGTCGGAAGGAGCGAACAGCAACCTCTCCTCTCGAAGAGGGTGTTCTCGGCGGACAAAACGATGACGGGGAAGGCTATGTCGTCACAGCCGAGGATCTCGCAGGAAGCTAG